cttataaataaataaataataataattacataaaaaaatttctaaataaataataaattacacatatgaataataataattttctaattatcaattatttgcCCCAAGTGTCTTTTAGTAAcaaattacacaaaaaattaGCAAGGGTGGTTTTGAAACTAGTAATACTCGACCGAAGCAGCATCAATGTCAAAGTCGGCAGCGCCAGGAAGGAAAGGTGGAGCTGTACATCGCAGCAGCGCCCAATTCACGCCAGCAAAGAATGGATGGCGTTTGATGGCGGTGGCTCCAGTGGCGGATCCTAGCCGCTTCGTCGGATCCTTCGCCATCAGCTGCGTCATCAAATCCTTCGCCGGCGTCGTGACCGCCGGCTCTTTTGGGAACTCCAGCGCCCTAGCCACAATGTTAGCTAGGGTTAGGTCGTGATCCCCGCCCTTAAATGGCGTCACACCGTACCACAGCTCAAACATAAATACCCCTAACGTCCACCAGTCCACTGCATTGCCGTGCCCTTCCCCCGCCACAATCTCTGGTGCCAAGTACTCATGCGTCCCGACAAAAGACATGGATCGAGCTTCCACCGGCTCCGCCACGATCTCCACCATCGCACCGCCAGAGCAGAGTCTGTCCCGGCGACGCCTCCGATGCTTGCTCCTCGGATACTGAAAGCATGACACGGCCGGCACAATGCAATTAGGCAAAATGCAAGAGGAATTGGCGAATGCTGCATGGAGGTTGTAGCCAGTGGATGTGGTTGATGCAAAGGTGTGGCATCTGAGGGAGAGATCGAAATCGGTGAGCATGATATGGCCGTCAGATCGGATGAGAACGTTCTCGGGCTTTAAATCACGGTACACAATGCCCATCATATGGAGATACTCAAGCGCGGCCACCACTTCTGATGCGTAGAACCTGCAACCACCAACACCATGTCATATCATGTATCATGCGCTCTAATGTCAAGAGGCATTCAATAACCAGaattttattattctaaaacttatattaatttatCCTCTTGTGTTAAAgctatgtataattaatttataatctaattaaaatttaaattcataactttttttcatttaacataaaatcaatTATATCATTACACCCAAATTAATCTTTATTGACTAAAAAACctaaacatgtatatatatgtgatcaTGCTTGAAATTAAAGTTATAATCCGAATAACTTAGCTCATTAGAATTTTGACGAACTCGAGCTCGACTCAAgttcaaaaatatattcaaatttgAGCTTGTTAAGAATTGACCGAGCTCGACTTATTAGaacattatttattatgttaaataaacTTTTAACATGATAAATAAGCGTTTAACATGATAAACAAACTTTTgacaaattgagtttgaatttattagatttttttttaaaaaaaattaaagttattaaaacttatttttacataaaaaaacataacaaatataattataaattctcaaaacaaatacaataacATTATTTAAGCAAATATAAGTAGGCTGTTTGTGAGTTTGCTCACATACCTGTTCACAAACTTGTTTGTGAGCATTTTGCAACCCgaattgaatttagttttagttGCTAAAACTCATCTTGTTTATGAATCAAGCTCTAAGTTGAAGTTCAAAGCTCAACTCATTTATAATACACACAAACAAACTCTTATTAACGAGCTCTTATTGAATTGGAGGTGGAGCCGCTCCTAAGCTGCTCGACTCATTTACAAGTCTACTTGAAATCCAATGATGAAGCTGTCAAATATTGTGTTGCATCGCACTCATGgcgtgtatatatgcatattattgaactatttatatattaccGGACGGCGGCTTCGTCGAATCTTTTGAGGGGCTGGCGTTGCCGGAGAACATGGAGGTCGCCGCCGGGGCAGAACTCCGTGAGCAAGCAAGACCACCGGGGAGAGTCGACGGTGGCATAGAGAGTGGGCAAAAATGGATGG
The sequence above is a segment of the Diospyros lotus cultivar Yz01 chromosome 7, ASM1463336v1, whole genome shotgun sequence genome. Coding sequences within it:
- the LOC127806515 gene encoding serine/threonine-protein kinase D6PKL2-like; this encodes MQQCVDELSDDVDALSFESSSTGTDLKPHTAPSGDPRWDAIRRGHDQSLAAAFAIGDFRFLRRLGSGDIGSVYLAELKCASGCLFAAKVMDKEELASRNKEGRAGVEREILELLDHPFLPTLYATVDSPRWSCLLTEFCPGGDLHVLRQRQPLKRFDEAAVRFYASEVVAALEYLHMMGIVYRDLKPENVLIRSDGHIMLTDFDLSLRCHTFASTTSTGYNLHAAFANSSCILPNCIVPAVSCFQYPRSKHRRRRRDRLCSGGAMVEIVAEPVEARSMSFVGTHEYLAPEIVAGEGHGNAVDWWTLGVFMFELWYGVTPFKGGDHDLTLANIVARALEFPKEPAVTTPAKDLMTQLMAKDPTKRLGSATGATAIKRHPFFAGVNWALLRCTAPPFLPGAADFDIDAASVEYY